The DNA region GACCGTCAATACCTGCTGGCCCACCGGAACAAGCTGATCGAGCTCGTCTCCCCGACGCGGTACGACGGCACAAATCCGGCTGTCCACTGGGCTGCGGCGCACGGAGCAACGTGGCCCGTGGCACAGGACCCGTGAACCTCAGAGGATCGCTCACCGGTGCGTGCCGTGTGACGGCTCGGCCTCCGAAGGCCAGGCGAACACCGGCTCATCCACCACTGGAGGGTGGCGCACACACTCCACAGGGCTCTTGCGTCGCCCACGAGTTGGCCGTCGACGGGCCGGCTTGGCGGAGGCCGCGAGGAACGCACAGAAGAGGAAAGCATGTTCTACGAGATACGCACCGAGCACGCCCGTCCCGGCAGTGGCCCCGAACTGACCCGCTATATGGACGTGACCGTCATCCCACTGCACCAGGAAAGGGGGATGCAGGTGCTGGAGCATTCACGGTGAGCGATGACGAGAACAGCTTCGTCTGGATCCGCCGCTTCGAGGACGTCGCGGATCGGCAACGGGTCTTGGACGCCGTCCACCAAGACCCCCGATGCGCGTCCATCGTGGCGACCGTGTCCGCGCTGACGGACGGCATGGCGTCCACCATCCGCCTGAATCCCACCCCCTGGTCGGGCCTCAGGTGATCGCGTTCACATTCCCGCCCATCTAGCCATCGACGGCGGCCGTTACCTGCGTCTTCGAACGCGGGCCCTGGTGCCCACGATCGTCCGCCTCCGTCTCGCCTCACCTAGCACAGCCGAACGACATGATCGCCGATCATCCCTGAGGGATGCCCTATGACCGTCCATGCGCGCCTGATAACGAAGGTCGGCGGCCTATGATCGACTGGCTGGAACTGGCCGAATCAGTCATTTCCTCACCGTGGTTGTACGCGGTGCTGGCTGCGGTGTCC from Actinacidiphila sp. DG2A-62 includes:
- a CDS encoding NIPSNAP family protein; this encodes MSDDENSFVWIRRFEDVADRQRVLDAVHQDPRCASIVATVSALTDGMASTIRLNPTPWSGLR